DNA from Prunus persica cultivar Lovell chromosome G6, Prunus_persica_NCBIv2, whole genome shotgun sequence:
GATGTTTCCCTAACACAAATATACTTGTCCGATTCCATAGTCACATGCGTAAACGTAATGAATTGGGGATTGATCCCAATACTAGGCAACTGCAAACCACACACATTCAAATCAACATCACCATTATCACACTCAATCATCAAACACATTGctaaaaacccaacaaaaaaacaaacacaaatacACAAATAAATGCATGATCATACGTAATTAGCAAATGGGTCACTGGGAAACAGAGTGAAAACGTAGTCTTTACAGGATCTGGGTGGATCCAGTGACGCATTGGATCAAATGACGAAAACCCAGAAATATTTAGATGAAATTAGGATCAAGATGAGGGTGGCATTACCGTTAGTGTCTCTTTCATGGTCATGGGGGCACTCGCAGCGGCCATGGTGCCTGGGTCGGGGCTTCTATAGGAGGGACCCGATAGGCGGAGAAGAATGTGGCACAGCAAAACCTTCTGATTTTGgattgcagagagagagagaagagaaagagtctGCAGATCTAAGTAGTATGGGAATGTAAATgcagaagaggaggaggagcgtgGTCTATTCGACGAGTTTGTTTGCAGTTTTTCTCGCGCAAAATTTGTGAATGGACTGCTGCGTGGGTTGTACGTTGAGAATGCGATGGGTAAGTGAAATGCACTTGTCAATTTACAATATCAGATTGCTTTGCGAGTaagttttcaagttttattattaaagtggaaactattttcaattttattcactttgatttttaaaaatggtgAAAATGGGGGATACAAATGGTAAATTTTTAGGGGGCTTGCTGCAAACGTGTCACGTTGATTTGTTCCTCAAGTGCAAATATATGGATGAATACGTGACAACAGAATCACATATATGTTTcgtcattattattatttttttaattaaaatgagaGTTTTCAACTTAGTATTTCTTtcaatgttgaaaaaaaaaatatatcattaaacTAAGAGTTAATTCACATATATTTTGTCATTATTCGTCCAACATAGGTTGTGACTGGATTCAATAAAATCGGAACACTAAGcatttttatatatgattGTGGGATAAAGTAGAAGTTAGGTTGAAACGTACATggtaagtgttttttttttttttaaagtaattttatCAAAAGATATATTGTaaaagagtaatgctacacttactaCATTTTTATTCTgcatttctataccacataATGTGACACTGACATGTCCATATTATATGTCACgtcaattaaattaataaagtgtattttaattaagacaattagaaaaacaaatattgtaataaatcataaaagaaaagaaaatattatataattttaattgatgtagaTGCCCACCTCAACTGTCAcataaaatagtaaaaaaatGTGATATACAAATATGATAAGAGTAACattattcattttaaaattaggCCGACATGGCCATAGTTAAGTGGTAATAGCACCTAACTTagaccaaaaaaccaaaatttcaataagaaataCAAGCTTTCTAACTAGGCTTTTCTACTTCTTTCTTTATTGAGCTGGACATTGGGCCTCTTTCAAATGCCAGCTACTTTTGCATGGGCTTATTAGTTTCGAGTGAGCCTTTGAAGAGCTCATTGGGCTGATCGTTCAGTTGATCTttcgtttgtttgttttttttttggttcgaAATATGACTCATTTTAGCCTtaacattttttatattttccctTACTACTTGAACTCACttcatatatttatgtttGCCTCTTGATTTACTCCCCAACTAAGCCCGTAGCCTCAAACAAAGCATAGGAGCATGTATTACTCATTCTAGTATGTATGAATTACAAGTTTATAACTCCGAGCATTTGGTGTTAGAGCATTTATCCTTACATTCACAACGAACATTCATCGTTCGTTCCATATGTCTTCACATAGTAAATCATTGTTCAGCCCaaacaataaaatttttaaaaaaaaattccaagaaCTATTTTTGGGTGATTAGGGTTTGTTGGTGAGATATTAAATCTTGCAAGACAACTTGAATTATAGTCCACTTAGTTTAGTATTACTTGAGTGAAGCTTGATGGCCAACATAACTATCAACAGAGCCCACTATCTCATATCGTACAAGGTCCACTCAgatatcaaatatatatgtcaaCAATCAATTATAGTTATGATCGAATTAAAAATCAAGTCGTTTGTTTGCAAATTGCAACGCATGACATTGAAAGCAAGGcagagacacacacacacacatgaaCTTACAATTTTTTCCCACTTGTTTTTTCTATTTAGGATATTTTAGCAAATTGTATAATCAAATCTCTTGTCCGTATCACATTTGATTATGAAAAACCCAATTTGCTCCAATTTGCAACAACTTGCAAACTCAACTGATCCCAGTTGCGCATGCCTTCCCTCATCTATCAGCTAAACAAAAGTCCATCGTGTTTGAACCTTCCACTTACACTACTAACACAAATTAAATATCATCTACTTAAAATTATTcagtatatttttatttgaaagtgGTTATAGAAGCGTTAAAAGCGTTATATACCGTTTTTAAAAGCTTTTCTTATGTCCGAAGACATTTTGAATGCTCAATTATGTCCCTTGCCAACTGTTTAGATTTTTTACTATGTTCTATAATTGGGATTCTTAGTAGATCCAAATTTTGGTCCAAAAGGAGAATAAAACTTACGAACCAAACCCAACATGAAAAATGCAACAATTGTATAGTCACGTGCATTCTCCATGCCAAGATAATGAAACATAAACaatataacaaataaaaataattaataatttattcatGAATATTAccaaagaatataaaaatagaaataacaTGCTTCTACACAAATTACACAAGCTGCCACAAGACCTTCTTATCCCTACTCTCTCCACCGCCAAACATACCCTTTTCCACCCACACCAACCGCTGGAGCCAACCGCCGCGCACCTCCCACCGTCACAGTAATAATTACGTGCCCGCTCCACTGAATCACAGCCACCGAATTTTTTACATTCCAAATCTACCGCTCTTACATCTGAATATTCCCAACTTGTCCCTTCCTCACACGAACTCGCGCCATCTGCTTCTACTTCTACTTTGCAACAGTCCGCGCCCCTCACCGCAGTCCATCCATCCGATTCCCAATTTGCCCCTGTATTCGTCGCCAATTTACCAATCCGCTCCCTCGCAGAAGCCTCGCAGTCCTCCTCGTGATCATCTCCGAACTCGGAGTTAACCCAGTCGAGCACGCAGCGAGGGGACGAGTCGGCGACCGCATTGGGCGACACGGAAGCCAAGAATGGATGCTGCAGCAACTGATCGCAGCTCCATCGCTCCTTCGGGTCTCTCATAAGACACTTCTCGAGAAAATCGCGACCCGTTTCCGACAACTGGTTCGGGAAACGGGGCAACCCGCCCGACAACCCGATTCGAGCCAGCGTGTCCACCCCGCGATCCTCCCACGCAGGCTTTCCGGTTACCATCTCGATCACCGTGCAGCCCAGAGACCAGACGTCGGACTCCGGCCCCTGATATTCTCGGTTAATTACCTCCGGTGCCATCCACAGCGGGCTTCCGCGTGGAACGATCGGGCCCGTACACGTGTGGTCGGAAAGCACCATCGCCGAACCGAAATCGGCCAGCTTGGCTTGGTCCGGAGCGGGGCCCACCAGGACATTCTTCCCTTTGACGTCGCAGTGAACAATGCCTCTCGAGTGGACGTACCTCAGCGCAGAAACGACACACCAGGTGCGAGAACGCAACGTCGTTTCGTCCACGTCGGCAGCGACGGTGCCACCTGGCAAGTACTCCATGTGGAGATTCCGAAACGACGCCGTGGAACTGGTTGTCTCGCACGACACGTCGTCTCCGAGGTACTTGACGACGTGCGGCGAGGAGAGCGACCGGAGAATCCGAATTTCGTTCTCCAGTGACTCCAGCTGACCGGGAAGACACGCGGCGCGATCCACCGACTTGACGGCGAAGACTTGACCGTCCGATTTGCTGACCCCGATGCTCACAGTGCCAAAGGACCCCTTCCCTATACACTTCCCTCTTACCCAAGAAACCGTGTGGGATTGAGATAGAGATTGAGAGCAGCCATGAAAGTTCACTTTTCCCATCTCGgaaattttgtgtgttttgtttttggtcgaCCCAAATGGGCCAttggctatatatatatacacatgcgTGCCGCGAACCATGAAAGTTCGTAGCTTTtcgaattttattaatttgtgaGTGTTGACCTGGAATTTCCAAATGGATAATCAGCTAAAAGGTGTGATGACGTCACTGCACCTCTATGCCTCTTGCCCCTTGCCTCTTCCCTCTTGCCTCTTGGATTGCGTTTTGCGTGGAGATTGGATAGTGGGGTGGAGTCGAGGGAAGACCCTTATCCGCTCACCGTTTTTGATCCGGACCGTCGGTTTtgacatttttataatttacacTTGTCCATATATTTAATTTCGACATGTGGTTGTAGTGGCTAAATAGCTGCCAGACGCCTTGCTGCcaacttattttttgttttttttattttaatattttcaagaacacaaaataaaaataaaaaataaaaaattgattgtGGGGGTGGTGGAAGCATGGTAGTTAGGTGGGCAACAAGATCCGGACCCTCAGATTCGTTGACTTAATTATATTCCCATGGTCTTGCCGTTGCTTCTCATTCGTAATATTTAAACACTAAAATTGGATGAGGTTGCATGGATGTTAATGCGGACGTACAGCACCGGATAAcgataaaaaaagagagaaagagagaggtgGAAAATTGGCTGCCAAATATATTTGAGGCGGGGAGGAGTGCAACACCACATGATGGGGTCATGGAGGAGACAGACAGACTTCGTTTTTgagttggtggtggtggggtcCACGCCTGATGACGTGGAGGGAAACTGTAGGTGCACGTCGGCAGGAGAGAAGGTGGTCGACTCCAAGATGCCTTGGATACATGTCATTCTGCAGCACGATGCTTGTGGGTGGCTTTAGCAAGTGAGAAGTCCAGTGATGACGCGTCGTCACTAGGCTCCAtgggaaaaataataatattaatgcgGAAGGAATTGAGTGTGCAAAGCAAAGCATGTCAAATTGGAAAGATCTGGGGGACACTCTCCTAACTCGTAACTCCAAACTCCTAACTGGCTGTCATGAAGAGAACACCATAAGGTGGGGGCCcaacaaatgaaattaaaatttaacagaaatatCATATGAGGAAGGAAGCTTCAAAAACCCAgcaatgaaacaaaaatagaaatctCCGTACGGAGAAGAAGTTTCGTGATCAATTGTTTATGTGTCAAGACTCACACGTGGCATATATATCAAAGCTTAGAGGTTAAGTTGATTCTTTTACATCTGAGGGTTGTGGGTTTGCTGCCACGTGCAGTGCACCAAGTTTTTGTTCAAAGTTAAAAAGGTTGGTATCTGCATGACAGAATAAAGGGTGTGACATGTTTGAATGGGATTGGTTGGGACAAGCTTTTACGCaagggagaagaaagagatgggaaaaaaagagagggcgTTGAGGTTGTCCACAGAACCTCCATTAGGCAAaagccaaaaaccaaaaaggagAAGGTAAGATGTAGATAAACTTCAATTCGGTACATACCTTATGGAGAAAGATAAACATGCTTGTGTCAATATCATTGTCCTTTTGATGATATATACCAATGTGTAAaaccaagaaacaaaatttgcCAAATTTACTTCACAAGAAAATTTTGTGTGGAGATGTGGCCGGATGACAattgaaagacaaaatatCTCAATTAAAAGACGATATgcgtataaaaataaaaagtttcttTCATTGACTTTGGACAGGTTTAATCTTTTACTTGAATTCAACGATATCTAAAAGGCGAAGCCATCTTTAGACTAGAGTGGTCTTCATCCCAATCCAAATAACTAGAAAAACAATTATTTAGTGTTCTTTTTAGGAAATTCACCATATTCAATGAAAATATACCAACCAATTTCAAAagataataaatagtatactTCATTTCAACAGTTCCTTAAACGAAAGAAGAACTTATCCGTAAGAAAATTTATGATTTCATACTTGATAACCTCGCACAAGTTTTCCTCATAATTTACCATTTGTAATATGTACCCTAATCTAGCAGCTTGAAGTTTGGTACCTATTGTTTATAGCCTATGATAATCATACAATTATGATTAAAAAATGTGGGTTtgcaatttttaataattttgggTGGTTGATGCATACGAGGTTTAAGTTTGTTCCGGTGGCTCGGACGAATGTCGTTGAAGACGAAGACAAAAAAGCAGGCGTTGATCGGAGGGCCGACAATCCAACATGCATGAACTCAAGAAGTAGCAACTTCTGCGGCTGACATGCGAACCTCACAACTCACAACTCGTCGTCATTTGATAATTTCTTTTGAGGTTCATGCATTACACGCACGCATTGCCAAAATGCAGCACACCATTTGTTAACAGAATCACAGTCTTCACAACAACCATCAGTacatgaaattttattaattatgtgAGTTCTTGGTGTTCATgcattcttttccttttactttcaaGATATAGAAAATGTTTTGGTTCATCCCCTCATTCCATAATACAATTTACGATTTGACATGTGTGaagaaatttatatttttattattttaaagagTTATTTATGTGCACGTGTTAGATTGTGATATGCTGGTAAGGATATGAGTAGTTGTTTACAAGGAATGAGCCCATCATGATTCTATAGATATGAATTAACCTTACTTAGTTGCTCAACTTGAATTGGACTAATGTCCGGCAGTCTAACCTACAAGTCTCGTCTTGAAAGGACGATACTCAAAAAGATTGGCTCGAactcaatttcaattcaatttacATCGAACCACCAATCAGAAGTAACCACTATGACCTGGCTACATTAGAGCCACATACAATGCATGTAATTAGGAAGATCTGATTAATTGGATATTCGGGATATGTCTGGTAGAATAGACAAAACAACATGGTAATTGGAAGCACATCATAACTGAAAAGTCCAACGAAGCAAAGTTGGGCATTCCAGGAGAGGCAGGCAACAGCATTAATGATTAAGAACATGCGATGTGGGTAGACTCAAAGGCAATTTGGTCGGGTTCATGTGCTCTTTTCTGGTCATTTTAAGGGAAAGGGGTTCTTATTGACAACGGATCATGTTGGTTTGTGATTCCTCATTATCTCATTGTTTTCTCTGATtaagatatataattaagtgaaaatatatacatacatcaaacgacaaccatatatatatatatgtatattgtgTGGGGGCAAAGTAGTCGGCAGGTATATATGCACATCACAATATATTATCATCTatgttattataaaatattattccCCTTGTTTAACCTTAAAATAAGATTATTTACATTTTACCCTctttaattggaaaaaaaaaaggatctcTTAAATATTAAGttccagtttggcattgcttatatggggtgataagtgattttttaaaaaagtttgaGAAGCTCAACCTGTTTGgtaactatgagaaaatcacttattgttaaaaatgatTGTGAGAGAAAGTTATAAGGAAAATCAGCTAATGatgtgctttcattttttgattatgcaggaatcaatTTCAAAGAGGCGCTGAGTTTAATGATTATTCGGGaatcattttttgattatgcgggaatcagtaccaacaacacttttaacaaaaaagtttaccaaacgccaaactgctttctctcacaactaATTTCTCGtacagcgattattttcacagcacagcaatgccaaattGGCCCTAACTAGATAGATAAGCCATGAGTTAGGGGACATAGATttaacccccccccccccaaaaaaaaaaaaaaaaaaaagtgaataaaCCATGGACGAATCCAGTTTTCAAAATAAGGTGGGCTGAAGGCCTATATAAGGGACATGGATTTTGGACTGTGAGTTATGCGTCCTTGGAATATACTTGGGatacttttatttcttgtgGGCTGGGTGGGCCAGGATATACCTCTTCCACctggtttcttttttatttgtcctgctttatataaaaaatttggtgAAAACCCTTCCACCTAGTTCAGTCACTTTGTAAAACACAAATGTCAGAACGATAAATAATACACACGCCAAGAGTTTTTTCAAAGTTTAATACTAGATatgtaaacttttttttttccttaaaaaaaaaaatattatggaGAAACGGAAAAACTACAAACGGAAGCTACGGGCACGCAGCCCCaactaaatcaaaataaaatggagCCGAGCAACCTAAAGGAAGTCCTCGCTCCCACGGGTGGGAAGGATTCAAATTATGACCTAAATTAGCTAAAGGATCAATGTTAACTGATGTGTCaatgtttcatttgttttttatttgtcgCACTTTGAATCTTATTTATTcacaataaataagaaattgtCACATTAACTAATTACTAAAAGTTTGAATAATAAATTAGTTTCTCTAGTATTATTGTTTATCAAATCTCTCATATAGAATCGGCCATACATGGGTCCTAAATATGATTTTATAATTCCATCCAACTCACAACAAGGAACATAGTTGGGATAATTCTTGAAGGCGAAATTCGAACCAAATGAGCTTCTATCTAAATACAACCTATGAATCTCATCAACATACTTGAGTCTTCtaacattaaaaatgaaaatctcTCTAAACTCATATAAATAGAATTTAGCTTTAATTCTCCGACTAAATTCCTCAATTACTAATTTCTAATGTGTCCATGTCATTGTCTTGGTAATATTTTATCTTCTTACGACATCATCACAAACCTGAAATCCCAACACAAAGATCAAGTCTTTCGTACAATGTTCAACCGTTGTAGCAAAAGACCAAGACTTCTTCCAACAGAAGAGGTCAGATAGGTACAAGACGGGAGGGGGTTTGTAACATTCTATGTATTGCTTATATTATATCAGCCAACTAATTCtagagaacaaaaaattattataaaaaataaattaatcaacAAACTAAGTTAAGTTATACAAAGAATCAAAGAATAGGGCTGCAAGAATTATATAAATCAATGACTAGGCTGAATCTCTCTTCTATGGGTGTCGAAAAATTTGCAGCAAGAATGGTTAATAACTTAATACCCTAATAATCTAAGCATAGATCTGGCTGGCTCCCAAGTGATATCTGATGCACCACACCTCCCATCATCAGAAATCCTTGTCAACAATACTGTCACCAACGGGCAAATCCTACAATCCCCTCAGCTTGTGTGTTAGGTTGAGCCTTCCGGGTCACGATAATAATTGGAAAATCATACGTAGAGCCCCAAGGGGACTACCATCACGCTAATATCATCGCAAGAGCCTCGTGATGCAGATAGTTCTACCAGCTTTTTACAAGCCAACAGAGGTTGCCCATCAATGGCCAACCATGAAGGACGAACAACATCCACTGCTTCCTGGTTGCTAACCtgaaaccaaagaaaag
Protein-coding regions in this window:
- the LOC18772358 gene encoding mitogen-activated protein kinase kinase kinase NPK1, with translation MVRGTHVYIYIANGPFGSTKNKTHKISEMGKVNFHGCSQSLSQSHTVSWVRGKCIGKGSFGTVSIGVSKSDGQVFAVKSVDRAACLPGQLESLENEIRILRSLSSPHVVKYLGDDVSCETTSSTASFRNLHMEYLPGGTVAADVDETTLRSRTWCVVSALRYVHSRGIVHCDVKGKNVLVGPAPDQAKLADFGSAMVLSDHTCTGPIVPRGSPLWMAPEVINREYQGPESDVWSLGCTVIEMVTGKPAWEDRGVDTLARIGLSGGLPRFPNQLSETGRDFLEKCLMRDPKERWSCDQLLQHPFLASVSPNAVADSSPRCVLDWVNSEFGDDHEEDCEASARERIGKLATNTGANWESDGWTAVRGADCCKVEVEADGASSCEEGTSWEYSDVRAVDLECKKFGGCDSVERARNYYCDGGRCAAVGSSGWCGWKRVCLAVERVGIRRSCGSLCNLCRSMLFLFLYSLVIFMNKLLIIFICYIVYVSLSWHGECT